Genomic DNA from Bacteroidetes bacterium GWF2_43_63:
TGAAAAAGGCGCCATCGCAAAAAAGAATTGTGTTGTTGCCTGCATTGGCTGCGGAAAATGTGTAAAGGCTTGTCCTCACGATTCCATTACGCTTGAGAATAATCTGGCGTATATCAATTTCGAAAAGTGTAAACTCTGTCGTAAGTGTGTTACTGAATGTCCCACAGGTGCTATTCTGGAAATCAATTTTCCGGCACGAAAGATTGAAAGTGCTCCCGCAGGTGAAGATCAAATAACCCAATAATTTACAGGAGGCCAAACATGTTGAAGACTTTCAAAATGGGCGGTGTTCATCCCGAAGAATGCAAACTTTCGGAACACAGTGCCATTGAAATCATTGAAGCTCCCGACACCGTATATGTCATGCTGAACCAGAATCTCGGAGCCCCTTCGGTTCCCGTGGTAAGCAAAGGCGACAAAGTGAAAATCGGTCAGCTTATAGCAAAAGGCGAAGCATTCATTTCGGCTTCCATTCATTCACCCGTGTCAGGAACTGTTGACAAGGTTGATGCCTGGGCCGATGCTTCGGGTTACCGCAAACCGGTGATCATCATTAAAAAAGATGGTGAAGAGTGGAATGAAGGCATTGACACTTCTAAAGATCTGGTGAAGGAAATCAAAGCTTCGAAAGCTGAAATCATCGATATAGTCAAGAATTCAGGCATCGTTGGTCTGGGTGGAGCTGCATTTCCAACCCATGTAAAACTCATGGTTCCTCAGGGGAAAAAAGCAGAATACCTTATCATTAATGCCGTTGAATGTGAACCATATCTCACCGCCGACCATCGTTTGATGCTTGAAAAAGGCGAAGAAATCATGATTGGCGTTCAGATTCTGATGAAAGCACTTGAAGTAAACAAGGCCATCATCGGAATTGAAAACAATAAGCCGGATGCGATTGAGCTGCTATCGAAACTCGCGCAGAAATACTCCGGCATCAGCGTAATTGCATTGAAACTGAAATACCCGCAGGGAGCCGAAAAACAGCTGATTAAAGCAGCCATTAATCGCGAAGTACCGAGTGGTAAATTGCCCATTGAAGTTGGTTGTGTTGTTCAGAATGTCGGAACTACGTTCGCGGTTTATGAGGCTGTTCAAAAGAACAAACCATTGATCGAAAGAGTAGTGACTGTAACAGGAAAAAAAGTTTCGAAGCCTTCGAATTTCATGGTTCGGATTGGCACACCGGTTTCTGTATTGCTTGACAAATGTGGTGGCATACCTGAAGGAACCGGAAAAATGATCAATGGCGGCCCCATGATGGGGAAAGCTTTTGCATCAACCGACATATCTGTAACCAAGGGTACGAGCGGAATTCTGCTGATGGATGAAAAAGAAGCAAAACGTGTAAAAGAATACAACTGTATTCGTTGCGCCCGTTGCACTACCGTCTGCCCAATGGGATTAGAGCCATTTCTGCTTGGTCTGGCTGGTGAAAACCAGAACTGGGAAATTGCTGAAAACAACCGCGTGATGGATTGCATGGAATGCGGCTCATGCCAGTTCACATGTCCTTCGGGCAGACCTTTACTCGACAACATCCGTCTGGGTAAAAACAAGGTTGGACAAATTATAAGAAAAAGAAACAATTAAAAGGATTAACACAATATGAATATGCTGACCATTTCAGGATCACCGCACTTACACGCCAGGGGCGATGCCGGAAAAGTCATGCGGCTGGTTATTCTTGCCATGCTGCCTGCACTCCTGGGATCATTCTACCTTTTCGGGCTGGGTGCCGTGAAAGTCGTTTTAGTATCGGTTTTGGCTTGTGTACTGATCGAGTATCTTATTCAACGGTTTTTACTCAAGGACAAATCAACCATTGGAGACGGCTCTGCTGTAGTTACCGGCATTTTGCTGGCCTTCAATGTGCCAAGTAACCTTCCGGTATGGATCATTCTCATCGGGGCTCTGGTTGCCATTGGCATTGGAAAAATGTCTTTTGGTGGTTTGGGCAAAAATCCATTTAACCCTGCTCTTGTAGGACGTGTATTTCTGCTAATTTCATTCCCGGTGCAGATGACAAGCTGGCCAAAACCCATTGAATCGGCCTCTGCACTTACTGATGTGGTCACTGGACCAACGCCACTGGCCTTGCTTAAGGAAAGTGATGGTTTTACGGCTGCAATGGCGAAACCGGAAATGCCGGATTATTTGAATATGCTGCTTGGAAATATGGGCGGCTCAGTTGGTGAAGTTTCTGCCTTGTTGCTGCTAATTGGTGCTGCATTGTTACTTATTACACGTGTTATTACCTGGCACATTCCGGTATCCTACATTCTGGGTGCCGTACTATTTTCCGGAATTTTGTGGCTCTATGATCCGGCTTATTATGCCGATCCGGTGTTTCATCTGATAACCGGGGGTATGATGCTCGGAGTATTCTTTATGGCAACAGATATGGTAACATCTCCCATGAGTCCGCTTGGGATGCTGATATTTGGCTTTATGTGCGGGTTTTTGACTATTCTCATCCGGGTCTTTGGAGCTTACCCGGAAGGAGT
This window encodes:
- a CDS encoding electron transporter RnfC; amino-acid sequence: MLKTFKMGGVHPEECKLSEHSAIEIIEAPDTVYVMLNQNLGAPSVPVVSKGDKVKIGQLIAKGEAFISASIHSPVSGTVDKVDAWADASGYRKPVIIIKKDGEEWNEGIDTSKDLVKEIKASKAEIIDIVKNSGIVGLGGAAFPTHVKLMVPQGKKAEYLIINAVECEPYLTADHRLMLEKGEEIMIGVQILMKALEVNKAIIGIENNKPDAIELLSKLAQKYSGISVIALKLKYPQGAEKQLIKAAINREVPSGKLPIEVGCVVQNVGTTFAVYEAVQKNKPLIERVVTVTGKKVSKPSNFMVRIGTPVSVLLDKCGGIPEGTGKMINGGPMMGKAFASTDISVTKGTSGILLMDEKEAKRVKEYNCIRCARCTTVCPMGLEPFLLGLAGENQNWEIAENNRVMDCMECGSCQFTCPSGRPLLDNIRLGKNKVGQIIRKRNN
- a CDS encoding Na+-transporting NADH:ubiquinone oxidoreductase subunit D; protein product: MNMLTISGSPHLHARGDAGKVMRLVILAMLPALLGSFYLFGLGAVKVVLVSVLACVLIEYLIQRFLLKDKSTIGDGSAVVTGILLAFNVPSNLPVWIILIGALVAIGIGKMSFGGLGKNPFNPALVGRVFLLISFPVQMTSWPKPIESASALTDVVTGPTPLALLKESDGFTAAMAKPEMPDYLNMLLGNMGGSVGEVSALLLLIGAALLLITRVITWHIPVSYILGAVLFSGILWLYDPAYYADPVFHLITGGMMLGVFFMATDMVTSPMSPLGMLIFGFMCGFLTILIRVFGAYPEGVSFAILIMNAFVPLLNKIKPKRFGEVVNNG